From the genome of Scytonema hofmannii PCC 7110, one region includes:
- a CDS encoding NUDIX hydrolase, whose amino-acid sequence MTNIQHKIPFPQDTQAYRFPVSVKGVVLKESKVVLLKNERDEWELPGGKLELGEEPEICFVREIEEELGLNVKAGPLLDTWVYQISEEFVVLIITYGCYPEPFSEVTHSPEHKDVGLFTFEEVNFLKMPNGYKRSIQKWFELSAHQRNLH is encoded by the coding sequence ATGACAAATATTCAACACAAGATACCATTTCCTCAAGATACTCAGGCTTATAGGTTTCCTGTATCAGTGAAAGGTGTAGTTCTTAAGGAATCAAAAGTTGTTTTATTGAAAAATGAACGAGATGAGTGGGAATTACCAGGAGGTAAGCTTGAACTGGGGGAAGAACCCGAAATTTGTTTTGTAAGAGAGATTGAAGAGGAACTGGGATTAAATGTGAAGGCAGGACCTCTTTTGGATACCTGGGTTTATCAAATTTCCGAAGAGTTTGTTGTTTTAATTATTACATATGGTTGTTATCCTGAGCCTTTTTCTGAAGTGACTCATAGTCCAGAACACAAAGATGTAGGTCTTTTTACTTTTGAAGAAGTCAATTTTTTGAAAATGCCAAATGGTTATAAAAGATCTATTCAAAAGTGGTTTGAACTTTCTGCTCATCAAAGAAACTTGCACTGA